A window of the Mesorhizobium opportunistum WSM2075 genome harbors these coding sequences:
- a CDS encoding glucan 1,4-alpha-glucosidase, translated as MPVTPKNAPGAPGIPARWTSSAKSGVGTSLSPTGQIWFTISHGILNEVYYPRLDSACTRDLGLLVTGPDGYFSEEKRDAAHTIEPFEDGVPAYRLVNTATDGAYRIEKRILADPARAALLQEITFTPLKGTAGDYRIYALLAPHLVNAGIGNTAWIGAHDGKSMLFASGRGSCLALASSLPWRDCSTGYVGFSDGWQQLTHAGKLDPACQRAENGNVALTGEIGFTSARTRAVLALGFGATPDEAAENAFASLKRGFEPAAKSYVQNWRKWQAGLLPLDRHAASGVNSYRTSTAVLATHRSITEPGAAVASLSIPWGFDKGDDDLGGYHLVWPRDLVETAGGFLAAGDAASALQILDYLSSIQQPDGHWPQNAWLDGSAYWPGIQMDECAFPLLLADALHRAGHLPRTRLATFQPMIERAATYVVRNGPVTGEDRWEEDAGYSPFTLAVEIAALLAAADLLDACGKADAATYLRETADVWNDQVERWTYVTATATCEVAGVDGYYVRISPPDSAEAGSPKDGFVPIKNRPPGDTDRPAQEIVSPDALALVRFGLRAADDPRIVDTVKVIDAQLRCALPQGPLWYRYNGDGYGEHEDGSPFDGTGQGRPWPLLAGERAHYELAAGRKDKAAGLLDTLERSAGTGGLLPEQVWDGVDMPERELLRGRPSGSAMPLVWAHSEHIKLLRSLRDGAVFDMPPQGVKRYIEDRTVSPFRTWRFNNKIRALPGGKTLRVELLAPATVHWSIDNWTTAQDSKTEENAFGIHLVDLPVADLPSGSTLTFTFFWPGNGDWENVDFSVTSGEQDSR; from the coding sequence ATGCCAGTGACGCCAAAAAATGCCCCGGGCGCCCCGGGAATTCCGGCGCGCTGGACGTCAAGCGCCAAGAGTGGCGTCGGCACTTCGCTTTCGCCGACCGGTCAGATCTGGTTCACCATCAGCCACGGCATCCTCAACGAAGTCTACTACCCGCGGCTCGACAGCGCCTGCACCCGCGACCTCGGCCTGCTCGTCACCGGTCCCGACGGCTACTTCTCGGAAGAAAAGCGCGATGCCGCGCATACCATCGAGCCGTTCGAGGACGGCGTGCCGGCCTACAGGCTGGTCAACACCGCCACCGATGGCGCCTACCGCATCGAAAAGCGCATCCTTGCCGACCCGGCACGCGCCGCACTGCTGCAGGAAATTACCTTCACGCCGCTCAAGGGCACGGCTGGCGACTACCGCATCTACGCCTTGCTGGCGCCGCATCTGGTCAATGCCGGCATAGGCAACACCGCCTGGATCGGCGCCCACGACGGAAAATCCATGCTGTTCGCCTCGGGGCGCGGCTCTTGTCTGGCATTGGCTTCGTCGCTGCCCTGGCGAGACTGTTCGACTGGCTATGTCGGCTTCTCCGACGGCTGGCAGCAACTGACCCATGCCGGCAAGCTCGATCCAGCCTGCCAGCGCGCCGAGAACGGCAATGTCGCGCTGACCGGCGAGATAGGCTTCACATCGGCCAGGACAAGGGCCGTGCTGGCGCTGGGTTTTGGCGCGACACCGGATGAGGCCGCGGAAAACGCCTTCGCCAGCCTGAAGCGGGGCTTCGAGCCTGCCGCGAAATCCTACGTCCAGAACTGGCGCAAATGGCAGGCCGGGCTGCTGCCTCTGGATCGGCACGCGGCGTCTGGGGTCAACAGCTATCGAACCAGCACCGCTGTCCTGGCGACGCACCGCTCGATCACGGAGCCGGGCGCGGCGGTCGCCAGCCTGTCCATCCCCTGGGGCTTCGACAAGGGTGACGACGACCTCGGCGGCTACCATCTGGTCTGGCCGCGCGACCTTGTCGAGACGGCGGGCGGATTTCTCGCGGCAGGCGATGCCGCCTCGGCGCTGCAGATCCTCGATTATCTCAGCTCCATCCAGCAGCCGGACGGTCATTGGCCGCAGAACGCCTGGCTCGACGGATCCGCCTATTGGCCAGGCATCCAGATGGACGAATGCGCCTTTCCGCTGCTGCTGGCCGATGCCTTGCACCGCGCCGGGCACCTGCCACGTACCAGGCTCGCCACCTTCCAGCCGATGATCGAGCGCGCCGCAACCTATGTCGTGCGCAACGGACCCGTGACCGGCGAGGACCGCTGGGAAGAGGACGCCGGCTACAGCCCGTTCACGCTCGCCGTCGAGATCGCCGCATTGCTTGCCGCCGCCGACCTGCTCGACGCCTGCGGCAAGGCGGACGCGGCAACCTATCTGCGCGAGACCGCGGACGTCTGGAACGACCAGGTCGAGCGCTGGACCTATGTCACCGCCACGGCCACCTGCGAGGTGGCCGGCGTCGACGGCTACTATGTCCGCATCTCGCCGCCCGACAGCGCCGAGGCCGGCTCGCCGAAGGATGGCTTTGTCCCGATCAAGAACCGGCCACCTGGCGACACCGATCGGCCGGCGCAAGAGATCGTCAGCCCGGATGCGCTGGCGCTGGTCCGCTTTGGCCTCCGGGCCGCCGACGATCCGCGCATCGTCGACACCGTCAAGGTCATCGACGCGCAATTGCGCTGCGCATTGCCGCAAGGGCCGCTCTGGTACCGCTACAATGGCGACGGCTATGGCGAGCACGAGGACGGCTCGCCCTTCGACGGCACCGGCCAAGGCCGGCCGTGGCCGCTGCTCGCCGGTGAGCGCGCCCATTACGAACTGGCGGCAGGTCGCAAGGACAAGGCCGCCGGCTTGCTCGACACGCTGGAACGATCCGCCGGAACCGGCGGCCTGTTGCCGGAACAGGTCTGGGACGGCGTCGACATGCCCGAGCGCGAACTGTTGCGCGGCAGGCCATCGGGCAGCGCCATGCCGCTGGTCTGGGCCCATTCGGAGCACATCAAGCTGTTGCGCTCGCTGCGCGACGGCGCGGTCTTCGACATGCCGCCGCAAGGCGTGAAGCGCTACATCGAGGACAGGACCGTATCGCCGTTCAGGACATGGCGCTTCAACAACAAGATCCGTGCGCTGCCTGGGGGCAAGACGTTGCGCGTCGAGCTGCTGGCTCCGGCCACGGTGCATTGGAGCATCGACAACTGGACGACCGCCCAGGACAGCAAGACCGAAGAGAATGCTTTCGGCATCCACCTTGTCGATCTGCCCGTCGCCGACCTCCCCAG
- a CDS encoding ABC transporter substrate-binding protein encodes MKKLFVLGTLAAVLTAGTALADTSGKKIAFSNNYAGNSWRQAMLDSYGIVTKKAVDDKVVGAADIFTTADKEVPTQAAQVQNLILQGYDAIVINAASPDALNGAIKQACDAGIVVVSFDGIVTEPCAYRVVVDFKDMGKQEVEQMAKFQPKGGNLLEIRGLAGTSIDDAIHAGILEGVAAHPEFKIVGSVTGDWDQTTAQKAVATILPSLPDVVGIVDQGGDGYGAAQAFAAANKPRPTIIMGNRQDELKWWKEQKEKDGYQTWSASIAPGVSTLAFWVAQQVLDGRKDIPHDLLVPYLAFTQDDFEAALPKIKEGGVATHEYTQEEAIAAIKANIK; translated from the coding sequence ATGAAGAAGCTATTTGTCCTCGGCACGCTCGCAGCGGTGCTCACCGCCGGCACGGCACTCGCCGATACCAGCGGCAAGAAGATCGCATTCTCAAACAACTACGCCGGCAATTCATGGCGGCAGGCGATGCTCGACAGCTATGGCATCGTCACCAAGAAGGCGGTCGACGACAAGGTGGTCGGCGCGGCCGACATCTTCACCACCGCCGACAAGGAAGTGCCGACGCAGGCAGCCCAGGTGCAGAACCTGATCCTGCAGGGCTATGACGCCATCGTCATCAACGCGGCTTCGCCCGACGCGCTCAACGGCGCCATCAAGCAGGCCTGCGACGCCGGCATCGTCGTCGTCTCCTTCGACGGCATCGTCACCGAGCCTTGCGCCTACCGCGTCGTGGTCGACTTCAAGGACATGGGCAAGCAGGAAGTCGAGCAGATGGCCAAATTCCAGCCCAAGGGCGGGAACCTGTTGGAAATCCGCGGCCTTGCCGGCACTTCGATCGACGATGCCATCCATGCCGGCATCCTCGAAGGCGTCGCCGCTCATCCCGAGTTCAAGATCGTCGGTTCGGTGACCGGCGACTGGGACCAGACCACGGCGCAGAAGGCGGTGGCGACCATCCTGCCGTCGCTGCCCGATGTCGTCGGCATCGTCGACCAGGGCGGTGACGGCTATGGTGCCGCGCAGGCCTTCGCCGCCGCCAACAAGCCGCGCCCGACCATCATCATGGGCAACCGGCAGGACGAGCTGAAGTGGTGGAAGGAACAGAAGGAGAAGGACGGCTACCAGACCTGGTCGGCCTCGATCGCGCCGGGTGTGTCGACGCTCGCCTTCTGGGTGGCGCAGCAGGTGCTCGACGGCCGCAAGGATATTCCGCACGATCTCCTGGTGCCATATCTGGCCTTCACCCAGGACGATTTCGAGGCAGCCCTGCCGAAGATCAAGGAGGGCGGCGTCGCCACACACGAATACACGCAGGAAGAAGCCATCGCGGCTATCAAAGCCAACATCAAGTGA
- a CDS encoding sugar ABC transporter ATP-binding protein, translated as MPEGNADIIRLNGAEKQFGAVRALGGVDFHVGPGECVGLVGHNGAGKSTLMHMVAGTLMPDSGKIGVHGAVEDSYSVSHAQQLGIRCVFQELSLCPNLSVAENTRINHASLTGFGWRRKAAELISAKLDEIFPGHSISASDIVADLSIGRRQMVEVARAFTVTQDRLDLVILDEPTSSLDAHTAGQLLSFVRRFVASGKSCILISHVLGEVLRNADRIVVMRDGKVVASDAADAFDRDRLVTVMGGAEARRKIAAQAAVAKSAASPLRVRARPAAQKDGTDLVARAGEIIGLAGLAGHGQTDLLLSIFSAASRARKGIEVTAPVALVAGDRQSDGIFPQWSIAENIGIGSLARLRNGLLISPQREAELARSWQKKIGIRTPDMNNNIFSLSGGNQQKALFARVLGSDAQIVLMDDPMRGVDIGTKLEVYDLVREEAGRGRTFLWYTTETEELDNCDHIYVFKNGRIVANLRRDELTEEKIIQSSFGDAA; from the coding sequence ATGCCTGAAGGAAACGCCGACATCATCAGACTGAACGGCGCCGAAAAACAATTCGGCGCCGTTCGCGCGCTGGGCGGGGTGGATTTCCATGTCGGGCCCGGCGAGTGCGTCGGCCTGGTCGGCCACAATGGCGCCGGCAAATCGACGCTCATGCACATGGTGGCGGGGACCTTGATGCCCGACAGCGGCAAGATCGGCGTGCATGGCGCCGTCGAGGACAGCTACTCGGTGTCACACGCGCAGCAGCTAGGCATACGCTGCGTGTTCCAGGAACTGTCGCTGTGCCCCAATCTCAGCGTCGCCGAGAACACGCGCATCAACCACGCTTCGCTCACCGGCTTCGGCTGGCGGCGCAAGGCGGCCGAGCTGATCTCCGCCAAGCTCGACGAGATTTTTCCCGGCCACAGCATTTCGGCATCGGATATCGTTGCCGACCTGTCGATCGGCCGGCGCCAGATGGTCGAGGTCGCCCGTGCCTTCACGGTCACGCAAGATCGGCTCGACCTCGTCATCCTCGACGAACCGACATCCTCGCTCGACGCGCATACGGCCGGCCAGCTGCTCTCCTTCGTGCGCCGCTTCGTGGCCAGCGGCAAAAGCTGCATCCTGATCTCGCACGTCTTGGGCGAGGTGCTGCGCAATGCCGACCGCATCGTGGTGATGCGCGACGGCAAGGTGGTGGCGTCGGACGCGGCGGATGCCTTCGATCGCGACCGGCTGGTGACGGTGATGGGCGGGGCGGAGGCGCGCCGCAAGATCGCGGCGCAAGCCGCTGTCGCCAAATCCGCCGCCAGCCCATTGCGGGTGCGGGCGCGACCCGCCGCGCAGAAGGACGGCACCGATCTTGTCGCCCGTGCCGGCGAAATCATCGGCCTTGCCGGGCTGGCCGGACACGGGCAGACCGACCTGCTGCTGTCGATCTTCAGCGCGGCCTCACGCGCCAGGAAGGGCATCGAGGTGACAGCGCCGGTGGCGCTGGTGGCCGGCGACCGCCAGTCGGACGGCATCTTTCCACAATGGTCGATCGCTGAGAACATCGGCATCGGCTCGCTGGCACGCCTGCGCAACGGACTTTTGATTTCGCCGCAACGCGAGGCCGAACTGGCGCGGTCCTGGCAAAAGAAGATCGGCATTCGCACGCCCGACATGAACAACAACATCTTTTCGCTGTCGGGCGGCAACCAGCAGAAGGCGCTGTTTGCCCGCGTGCTCGGCTCGGATGCGCAGATCGTGCTGATGGATGATCCGATGCGCGGCGTCGACATCGGCACCAAGCTCGAAGTCTACGACCTCGTGCGCGAAGAGGCCGGCCGCGGCCGCACCTTTCTCTGGTACACGACCGAAACCGAAGAGCTCGACAATTGCGATCACATCTACGTCTTCAAGAACGGCCGCATCGTCGCCAATCTGCGTCGCGACGAGTTGACCGAAGAGAAGATCATCCAGTCATCCTTCGGCGATGCGGCCTGA
- a CDS encoding ABC transporter permease, whose amino-acid sequence MTAATLENGLKASAARGSAARARLLRGLLPALSLALVLIAIAWLNPRAISYFGFSLMLNLAIPIALATIAQMFVIAGNELDLSIGTFVGFVGCVTATWLKDVPLIGVAILLGSIGIYALLGALIHLRNLPSIVVTLGMSFVWQGLAILVLPKPGGKAPDWLLAIMSFKPPLVPFPIIAALLIGLIVHFGLMRTSYGVILRGSGGNPAALKRAGWSLLKTKIVLFALAGLFGVLSGMALIGITTSADANIGNGYTLLAIAGVILGGGEFVGGRVSPIGAVIGALTLALAASPLLTFMHIPPDWQVAANGAILIIVLAARVLISRKER is encoded by the coding sequence ATGACGGCGGCAACACTCGAAAACGGTCTCAAGGCGTCCGCGGCGCGCGGCAGCGCGGCACGCGCGCGCCTGCTGCGCGGGTTGCTGCCGGCGCTGTCGCTGGCGCTGGTGCTCATCGCCATCGCCTGGCTCAACCCGCGCGCCATCAGCTATTTCGGGTTCAGCCTGATGCTGAACCTGGCGATACCGATCGCGCTGGCTACGATCGCGCAGATGTTCGTCATCGCGGGTAACGAGCTCGACCTGTCGATCGGCACCTTCGTCGGTTTCGTCGGCTGCGTCACCGCGACCTGGCTGAAGGACGTGCCGCTGATCGGCGTCGCCATACTGCTCGGCTCGATCGGCATCTATGCGCTGCTCGGGGCGCTGATCCATCTGCGCAATTTGCCGTCGATCGTGGTGACGCTCGGCATGAGCTTCGTCTGGCAGGGGCTGGCCATTCTTGTGCTGCCCAAGCCGGGCGGCAAGGCGCCGGACTGGCTGCTGGCGATCATGTCGTTCAAGCCGCCCTTGGTGCCGTTCCCGATCATCGCAGCACTGCTTATCGGCCTCATCGTCCATTTCGGCCTGATGCGGACCTCCTATGGCGTGATCCTGCGCGGCTCCGGCGGCAATCCGGCTGCGCTCAAGCGCGCCGGCTGGTCGCTGCTCAAGACCAAGATCGTGCTGTTCGCGCTGGCCGGCCTGTTCGGCGTGCTGTCCGGCATGGCGCTGATCGGCATCACCACCTCGGCCGATGCCAATATCGGCAATGGCTACACGCTGCTGGCGATCGCCGGAGTCATCCTCGGCGGCGGCGAGTTCGTCGGCGGCCGGGTGTCGCCGATCGGCGCGGTGATCGGCGCGCTGACGCTGGCGCTGGCCGCTTCGCCGCTGCTCACCTTCATGCACATTCCGCCCGACTGGCAGGTGGCGGCCAACGGCGCCATCCTCATCATCGTGCTGGCGGCGCGGGTGCTGATCAGCCGCAAAGAGAGGTGA
- a CDS encoding ABC transporter permease, producing the protein MTLVKSLAGKPWIWSFVGALVVWLATIAFTGGYGGGGMVTAALSLAVFTVIVGVGQMFVITLGPGNVDLSLPANIGLASAVAMKVMGGSDSMIVVGLLAALACGAAIGAANYLLIWALRIPPIIATLSASFIIQSIDISYGRGLQIKPPPGFANFANWQILGVPVLAILTVLFTIGAAIALQRMIYGRSVLAIGQNIRAAWLAGVNVGRIRFLTYTLSGALGGIDGALLAGYFRGANVDIGNEYLLASIAVVVIGGTSVAGGKANVPGVWGAALFLVLLLTMLNTFGVSAGVRLLLTGLIIVGVITAAGGEKALR; encoded by the coding sequence ATGACGCTGGTGAAATCGCTGGCCGGCAAACCGTGGATATGGTCATTCGTCGGCGCGCTCGTGGTGTGGCTGGCGACGATCGCCTTCACCGGCGGCTACGGCGGCGGCGGCATGGTCACGGCGGCACTGTCGCTCGCCGTGTTCACCGTCATAGTTGGTGTCGGCCAGATGTTCGTCATCACGCTGGGCCCGGGCAATGTCGACCTGTCGCTGCCGGCCAATATCGGTCTTGCCAGCGCGGTCGCCATGAAGGTGATGGGCGGCAGCGATTCCATGATCGTGGTCGGCCTGCTGGCGGCGCTCGCCTGCGGGGCGGCGATCGGCGCGGCCAACTACCTGCTGATCTGGGCGCTGCGCATCCCGCCGATCATCGCCACGCTGTCGGCGAGCTTCATCATCCAGTCGATAGACATCAGCTATGGGCGCGGGCTGCAGATCAAGCCACCGCCGGGCTTCGCCAATTTCGCCAACTGGCAGATCCTGGGCGTTCCGGTGCTGGCGATCCTCACCGTGCTGTTCACCATCGGTGCGGCCATTGCGCTGCAGCGCATGATCTATGGCCGCTCGGTGCTGGCGATTGGCCAGAACATCCGCGCCGCCTGGCTCGCCGGCGTCAATGTGGGCCGCATCCGTTTCCTCACCTACACGCTCTCTGGCGCGCTCGGCGGCATCGACGGCGCGCTGCTCGCCGGCTATTTCCGCGGCGCCAATGTCGATATCGGCAATGAATATCTGCTGGCCTCGATCGCGGTGGTGGTCATCGGCGGCACGTCGGTCGCCGGCGGCAAGGCCAATGTGCCAGGCGTCTGGGGCGCGGCGCTTTTTTTGGTACTTCTGCTGACCATGCTCAACACCTTTGGGGTCAGTGCCGGCGTGCGGCTGCTGCTGACGGGGCTGATTATCGTTGGCGTGATCACGGCCGCAGGTGGGGAGAAGGCGCTGCGGTAA
- a CDS encoding 3-hydroxyacyl-CoA dehydrogenase NAD-binding domain-containing protein, whose translation MSNVISVTRDNDVAVVTIDNPPVNALSFHVREPLMQALVALRDDASVAAIIIACAGRTFVAGADITEFGKPMQPPELRAIVAMLETIAKPTVAAIHGTALGGGLELALGCHFRVADAHAKLGLPEVKLGLLPGGGGTVRLPRLVGAVKALKMIVSGTPIGAEEAHAAGLVDAVFEGDLSTHAVNFARELAPKGGPFTPVRDRDDRLKETDLAAFDAEAADLARKARGLEAPIACAQAVRNAVTLPFDEALAAERALFAGLIASDQSRAQRHLFFAEREAAKVPGKDTPKRRIARVGVIGAGTMGGGIAMAFANGGFSVTLLETSEEALQRGLATIEKNYAVSVSRGSLTEDAKRQRLAQFKGSTDYADLADCDLIVEAVFEDMAVKKEVFGKIDAVARPGAILATNTSYLDIDEIAASVSRPQDVVGLHFFSPANVMKLLEIVRADKTAPDALATVVDLARRIGKVAVVVGVCHGFVGNRMLAARGSESEELLLEGATPSQIDKAFTDFGWPMGPFQMGDLAGLDIGWRNRKARGQTAVIADTLCEQGRFGQKTGRGFYLYEAGARSGIPDPEVEALIRDKAAERGIAPRAIGADEIIERTLYPLVNEGAKILEEGIAARASDIDVVWVNGYGFPIGKGGPMFWAGLERPARIVERLEYWRQRTGKDVFKPAPRLKAMAETGSWEAGATG comes from the coding sequence TTGTCCAATGTTATCAGCGTTACCAGGGACAATGATGTCGCCGTCGTCACCATCGACAATCCGCCGGTCAACGCGCTGAGCTTTCATGTCCGTGAGCCACTGATGCAGGCGCTGGTTGCCCTGCGCGACGATGCTTCGGTCGCGGCAATCATCATCGCCTGCGCCGGCCGGACGTTCGTCGCCGGCGCTGATATCACGGAGTTCGGCAAGCCGATGCAGCCGCCGGAGCTGCGCGCTATCGTGGCCATGCTGGAAACCATCGCCAAGCCGACCGTTGCCGCCATCCACGGCACCGCGCTCGGCGGTGGCCTAGAACTGGCGCTCGGCTGCCATTTCCGTGTGGCCGATGCGCACGCCAAGCTTGGCCTTCCCGAAGTGAAGCTCGGTCTCTTGCCGGGTGGCGGCGGCACGGTGCGGCTGCCGCGCCTGGTCGGCGCGGTGAAAGCATTGAAGATGATCGTCTCGGGCACGCCGATCGGTGCGGAGGAGGCGCATGCCGCCGGTCTCGTCGATGCCGTCTTCGAAGGCGATCTGTCCACACATGCCGTGAACTTTGCCAGGGAGTTGGCCCCCAAGGGTGGTCCCTTCACGCCGGTGCGTGATCGCGATGACCGCCTCAAGGAAACCGACCTGGCGGCCTTCGATGCCGAAGCGGCGGATCTTGCCAGGAAGGCGCGGGGCCTCGAGGCGCCGATCGCCTGTGCGCAAGCGGTGCGCAATGCCGTTACGCTGCCCTTCGACGAAGCGCTGGCGGCGGAACGGGCGCTATTCGCTGGACTGATCGCCAGCGATCAGTCGCGCGCGCAGCGGCACCTGTTCTTCGCCGAACGTGAGGCGGCAAAGGTTCCCGGCAAGGACACGCCCAAGCGCAGGATCGCGCGCGTCGGCGTCATCGGCGCCGGCACGATGGGCGGCGGCATCGCCATGGCCTTCGCCAATGGCGGTTTTTCGGTCACTTTGCTGGAGACCAGCGAGGAAGCGCTGCAACGCGGGCTGGCTACGATCGAGAAGAACTATGCCGTCTCCGTTTCGCGCGGTTCCCTGACCGAGGACGCCAAGCGTCAGCGGCTCGCCCAGTTCAAGGGCTCCACCGACTATGCCGACCTCGCCGACTGCGATCTGATCGTCGAGGCGGTGTTCGAGGACATGGCGGTGAAGAAGGAGGTGTTCGGCAAGATCGATGCGGTGGCCAGGCCGGGCGCCATCCTCGCCACCAATACCTCCTATCTCGACATCGACGAAATCGCCGCCTCGGTCTCGCGGCCGCAGGATGTGGTCGGCCTGCATTTCTTCTCGCCGGCCAATGTCATGAAACTGCTGGAAATCGTACGGGCCGACAAGACCGCGCCGGATGCGCTGGCGACCGTCGTCGACCTGGCGCGGCGGATTGGCAAGGTGGCCGTCGTCGTCGGCGTCTGCCACGGCTTCGTCGGCAACCGCATGCTGGCGGCACGGGGTTCGGAGTCGGAAGAGCTTCTCCTGGAGGGTGCGACACCCAGCCAGATCGACAAGGCCTTCACCGATTTCGGCTGGCCGATGGGGCCGTTCCAGATGGGCGATCTCGCCGGCCTCGACATTGGCTGGCGCAACCGCAAGGCGCGCGGCCAGACGGCCGTCATCGCCGACACGCTGTGCGAGCAAGGACGCTTCGGCCAGAAGACCGGCCGAGGCTTCTATCTCTATGAGGCCGGCGCGCGGTCAGGCATTCCCGATCCCGAGGTGGAGGCGCTGATCCGCGACAAGGCGGCCGAGCGTGGCATCGCGCCGCGCGCGATCGGTGCGGACGAAATCATCGAGCGCACGCTTTATCCGTTGGTCAATGAGGGCGCGAAGATTCTTGAGGAAGGCATAGCTGCCCGTGCATCCGACATCGATGTCGTCTGGGTCAATGGCTACGGTTTTCCAATCGGCAAGGGCGGCCCGATGTTCTGGGCCGGTCTCGAAAGGCCGGCCAGGATCGTCGAGCGGCTCGAGTATTGGCGCCAACGGACCGGCAAGGATGTGTTCAAGCCGGCCCCGCGGCTTAAAGCGATGGCCGAGACCGGTTCCTGGGAGGCCGGCGCGACGGGCTGA
- a CDS encoding aldehyde dehydrogenase family protein: MNFSPDRPTFFVNPDYRPMAGASKPVIDPATLETVGAITAASDGEIDAVLTAATTAQAVWKTLDAKSRAKHLHAVANAIEAADFTRCAELMVREMGKPYPEAIGEIANCAPIFRYYAEMARDDAGKIAGTTQAGSFQYARYEPYGVSVHIMPYNFPILLMCWTVAASLAAGNACIIKPAEATTLSTLDYMTVFRALPEGLVSCLPGGAATAQALIASDRTHAVAFTGSVAAGKAVAVACAERMKPCVIEAGGSDPLIISEHAPLEVAAAGSVTAAFHLTGQVCTSAERFFVVDQVHDRFVALFAERTRALRIGNGMDKTEIGPLVSEAARAKVMRLVDDAIRNGAIAVTGGRIPPAHNTGWFYEPTILTGVTPDMAIVREECFGPVAAICRVKNFDEAIRLANDSPFGLGASVFTTDFAEAHEAAERLEAGMIWVNNPLIDNDALPFGGWKASGLGRELGRQGLDAFRRSKMVIIDHKPAIQEWWYPYPDSWFREAGGRKHV, from the coding sequence ATGAACTTCTCCCCTGACCGGCCAACCTTCTTCGTCAATCCGGACTACCGGCCGATGGCCGGCGCGTCAAAACCGGTGATCGACCCCGCGACGCTCGAAACCGTCGGCGCGATCACGGCGGCCAGCGACGGCGAGATCGACGCCGTGCTCACCGCCGCGACCACGGCGCAGGCAGTCTGGAAGACGCTCGATGCCAAAAGCAGGGCCAAGCACCTGCACGCCGTCGCCAACGCCATCGAGGCGGCCGACTTCACCCGCTGCGCGGAACTGATGGTGCGCGAGATGGGCAAGCCCTATCCGGAAGCCATCGGCGAGATCGCCAATTGCGCGCCGATCTTCCGCTACTATGCCGAGATGGCGCGCGACGATGCCGGGAAGATCGCCGGCACGACGCAGGCCGGTTCGTTCCAGTATGCGCGCTACGAACCTTACGGCGTGTCCGTCCACATCATGCCCTACAATTTCCCGATCCTGCTGATGTGCTGGACGGTGGCGGCTTCGCTCGCCGCCGGCAACGCCTGCATCATCAAGCCAGCCGAGGCGACGACGCTGTCGACACTGGACTACATGACCGTGTTCCGCGCGCTGCCCGAAGGTCTGGTCTCCTGCCTGCCGGGCGGGGCGGCCACGGCGCAGGCGCTGATTGCCTCCGATCGTACCCATGCCGTCGCCTTCACCGGTTCGGTCGCCGCCGGCAAGGCCGTCGCGGTCGCCTGCGCTGAGCGCATGAAACCGTGCGTCATCGAGGCCGGCGGCAGCGATCCGCTGATCATCAGCGAGCACGCGCCGCTGGAGGTCGCGGCGGCCGGCAGCGTCACCGCGGCCTTCCATCTCACCGGCCAGGTCTGCACCTCGGCCGAGCGCTTCTTCGTCGTCGATCAAGTTCATGATCGCTTCGTCGCACTTTTCGCTGAACGGACGCGCGCGCTGCGCATCGGCAACGGCATGGACAAGACCGAGATCGGCCCGCTGGTCAGCGAAGCGGCCCGGGCCAAGGTCATGCGTTTGGTCGACGATGCCATCCGCAACGGCGCCATTGCAGTCACCGGCGGCCGCATCCCGCCGGCGCACAACACCGGCTGGTTCTACGAGCCGACGATCCTCACCGGCGTCACCCCTGACATGGCGATCGTGCGCGAAGAATGCTTTGGCCCGGTCGCCGCCATCTGCCGCGTAAAAAATTTCGACGAGGCGATCCGGCTTGCCAATGACAGCCCGTTCGGGCTTGGCGCTTCCGTCTTCACCACCGATTTCGCCGAGGCGCATGAGGCCGCGGAACGGCTCGAGGCCGGCATGATCTGGGTCAACAATCCGCTGATCGACAATGACGCCCTGCCCTTCGGCGGCTGGAAGGCTTCCGGCCTTGGACGAGAACTCGGCCGCCAGGGGCTGGATGCCTTCCGCCGCTCCAAGATGGTCATCATCGACCACAAGCCGGCGATCCAGGAATGGTGGTACCCCTACCCCGACAGTTGGTTCCGCGAGGCCGGCGGCCGCAAGCACGTGTGA
- a CDS encoding cupin domain-containing protein — MTTPIMQSPLAVTDLVDWGVIPTMIEGQSHTSGKLLYKGPEGRSECGLWVCTPGKWHCHVTRDEFCHFLEGSCTYVHESGEVIEIEPDTAAFFPQDWKGVCTVHETIKKVYMIR; from the coding sequence ATGACCACGCCAATCATGCAATCGCCGCTCGCCGTCACCGACCTCGTCGACTGGGGCGTCATCCCGACCATGATCGAGGGGCAATCCCACACTTCGGGCAAGCTGCTCTACAAAGGGCCGGAAGGCCGCTCCGAATGCGGGCTGTGGGTCTGCACACCCGGCAAATGGCACTGCCACGTCACCCGCGACGAATTCTGCCACTTCCTCGAAGGAAGCTGCACCTATGTCCATGAATCCGGCGAGGTGATCGAGATCGAGCCGGACACGGCGGCCTTCTTCCCGCAGGACTGGAAGGGCGTCTGCACCGTCCATGAGACCATCAAGAAGGTCTACATGATCCGCTGA